The window CCCATCCGGAACAGCCGGGGAGAGATCGTGGGCATCGTGGGGGGCAACATGGACATTTCCGCCGTGAAGGACGCGGAAGAAGCCCTCAGGGAGAGTGAAGCCCGCTGGAAGTTCGCCCTGGAAGGATCGGGGGCGGGGGTCTGGGATCTCGACGTCCGGACCGGCGATATCTTTTTTTCGAAACAGTGGAAGGCTTTGCTTGGCTACGAAGACCACGAGGTCCGGAATTCCCTGGAGGAATGGAAGAGGCTGATCCATCCGGACGACGCAGAAGGGACCTTCCGGCAGATTGAACTTACCCATGAGAAGAATCTGGACGTCTGTACTGCCGAGTTCCGGATGAAGCGGAAGAACGGGGAGTGGGCGTGGATTCTCGGCATGGGGAAAGTGGTGGAGCGGGACGGAGACGGGAAGCCGCTCCGGGTGATCGGCACCCACACGGACATCACTGAAAGGAAGAATGCTGAAAAGATCATCTTCCACCAGGCCACTCACGACGCGCTCACCGACCTGGCCAACAGGTCCCTGTTCAATGACCGTCTCGAGATGGCCATGGCCGAGGCCAGGCGGTGCGGGAAAAAAATCGGGGTTACTTTTCTCGACCTGGATAATTTCAAGAAAGTGAACGACGCCCTGGGGCATTCGGCGGGAGATATGCTGCTTGTAAGCGCCGCAGAAAGGATGCGGCGGACGCTCAGGGATACGGACACCCTGGCCAGGATCGGGGGGGACGAATTTGCCTTTCTTTTCCCCCTGGTGGAGGACCGGGCCGAGGTGGAAGCCGTGGCGGCCCGGATTCTGGAAACGCTCTCCGCGCCGTTCATCATCGAGGGACGGGAGTTCACCATTTCCGGGAGTATGGGGATCTGCCTCTTTCCGGAGGACGGCGGCGATGCGCAGACACTCATGAAGAGGGCCGACATGGCCATGTACGAGGCAAAGCGGGCGGGGAAGAACACCTGGCGCCACTGGGCGGGGTTACCCTGTTCCGTCAACGGATAAACTTGCCGGAAGAAAGGATGAAGAACATGTTTCCGTCATTCAGCTATGAAATGCCCACCAGGGTGGAGTTCGGCCGTGGGGTGGCGCTCCGCACAGG of the Aminivibrio pyruvatiphilus genome contains:
- a CDS encoding bifunctional diguanylate cyclase/phosphodiesterase, whose translation is MAKMPQEKHPPTEGSPPNGTGAFAPGNGVQDGDEAFCPAALRGISQRIMKDRWIESLSANLHGLLFQVRRAPSGKDLIACIGGTLASYFGFSPDNAPVDRDAFFRNVSPGDLPGVVRSFDEAMEKKSTWRCEFRLELPERRRFFVEGTASPTEEPEGSLLWHGFLADVTERKDLEERLKDQLELQEQIFATIPVPLVLKDHSSRFLQVNEAFADFVNKPREDILGKGPHEVFGPELAELVFREDREILRTGETKMDLERRVTDGHGRLMWLKSYKGPIRNSRGEIVGIVGGNMDISAVKDAEEALRESEARWKFALEGSGAGVWDLDVRTGDIFFSKQWKALLGYEDHEVRNSLEEWKRLIHPDDAEGTFRQIELTHEKNLDVCTAEFRMKRKNGEWAWILGMGKVVERDGDGKPLRVIGTHTDITERKNAEKIIFHQATHDALTDLANRSLFNDRLEMAMAEARRCGKKIGVTFLDLDNFKKVNDALGHSAGDMLLVSAAERMRRTLRDTDTLARIGGDEFAFLFPLVEDRAEVEAVAARILETLSAPFIIEGREFTISGSMGICLFPEDGGDAQTLMKRADMAMYEAKRAGKNTWRHWAGLPCSVNG